The Paucidesulfovibrio gracilis DSM 16080 genome window below encodes:
- a CDS encoding DUF4079 family protein: protein MLWVHPAIQLLATLMAVYVLRLGWKRFCSAHLGIKCLFQWKDHVQWGELTLGLWALGLLLGIWAAHWKWSVYGLTGMHYWVGLLMGVLIPISFFTGLRMDRVKKKRKAMPLIHAGAGFLLMALAAVELVTGLVVLSRFVVS, encoded by the coding sequence ATGCTCTGGGTGCATCCCGCCATACAGCTTCTGGCCACGCTCATGGCCGTGTATGTGCTCCGGCTGGGGTGGAAACGATTCTGCTCCGCCCACTTGGGAATTAAATGCCTGTTCCAATGGAAAGACCATGTTCAATGGGGGGAACTGACCCTGGGACTCTGGGCCTTGGGATTGTTGCTCGGCATTTGGGCCGCGCATTGGAAATGGTCCGTCTACGGACTGACAGGCATGCACTACTGGGTGGGCCTGCTCATGGGAGTTCTGATACCGATTTCGTTTTTTACGGGCCTGCGTATGGATCGAGTCAAAAAAAAGCGGAAAGCTATGCCGTTGATCCACGCTGGAGCCGGCTTCCTGCTTATGGCGCTGGCCGCGGTGGAGCTTGTTACCGGACTGGTGGTGTTGTCACGATTTGTTGTTTCTTAG
- a CDS encoding protoheme IX farnesyltransferase — translation MMPHREIAQALDRFAPAALLRWRVALMAGLSTALGALLAGASASVGAGALVVGMLLCMGCSVFNQVQERRIDALMERTRNRPLASGALCPGTGLVLGGLLTIAALAGCALLGGVPALVAALVVPLLYNGMYTPLKRVSPHAILVGGIPGAMPPLLGWLLAGPLVPPESVYGIGALFAVYYLWQVPHFWCLAEKRRSDYARAGLAVAPVRMGRRYGLARTFWTAAFIAGLAASVPLGVVPDGPLRYAVLVLALLSGLAAAVQSLPRPLGTAFLRRFRVADAAMAAFLVLVSFGAVSG, via the coding sequence ATGATGCCGCACCGGGAAATCGCCCAAGCCCTGGATCGCTTTGCTCCGGCCGCGTTGCTGCGTTGGCGCGTGGCGCTTATGGCCGGGCTATCCACGGCCCTGGGGGCTTTGCTGGCCGGAGCCTCCGCCAGCGTAGGGGCGGGAGCCTTGGTCGTTGGCATGCTGCTCTGCATGGGGTGTTCCGTGTTCAACCAGGTGCAGGAACGGCGTATCGACGCGCTGATGGAGCGTACCCGCAACCGTCCCCTGGCCTCGGGCGCGCTTTGCCCCGGCACGGGGCTGGTGTTGGGCGGGTTGCTGACCATTGCCGCGCTTGCCGGATGCGCTTTGCTGGGGGGCGTCCCGGCATTGGTGGCTGCCCTGGTGGTGCCGCTGCTGTATAACGGCATGTATACGCCTCTGAAGCGTGTTTCTCCCCATGCCATCCTTGTTGGCGGGATTCCCGGGGCCATGCCCCCGTTGCTGGGTTGGCTCCTGGCCGGACCACTCGTTCCGCCGGAGAGCGTGTACGGCATTGGAGCGCTGTTTGCGGTGTACTATCTCTGGCAGGTGCCGCACTTTTGGTGCCTGGCGGAAAAGCGCCGCTCGGATTACGCCCGTGCCGGGCTGGCCGTGGCTCCGGTGCGCATGGGGCGTCGGTACGGTTTGGCCCGTACCTTTTGGACCGCTGCATTCATCGCGGGATTGGCCGCTTCGGTTCCGCTGGGGGTGGTGCCGGACGGGCCGTTGCGCTACGCCGTGCTGGTCCTGGCCTTGCTTTCGGGATTGGCCGCCGCAGTACAGTCCCTGCCCCGTCCCTTGGGGACGGCTTTTCTGCGTCGGTTTCGCGTGGCGGACGCGGCCATGGCCGCTTTTCTCGTGCTTGTGAGCTTTGGCGCTGTCAGTGGCTGA
- the coxB gene encoding cytochrome c oxidase subunit II, whose amino-acid sequence MYSQALSAAQQVDRAFALIFGVSVLLLAGIVGCMLWFAWRYQRKRHPQAADIHGNTLLEILWFVLPTIIVLGMFYFGWTSYKALRSVPADAMTVQVTGRMWSWAFEYPNGRRAAELVVPVGRAVKLDMTSTDVIHSFYVPAFRIKTDTVPGMQTYAWFRPEEKGEYDILCAEYCGLKHANMLSVVRVVEAEEFNQWYRGETDMTGGAGPDPLAVFENQGCTGCHSLDGTILVGPTLKDIWMRDTVAVLPDGRTNSIKADGPYLRRAILDPGAEVVQGYDDIMPGYEGQVTDEELKAMLHWMKGAAAPVPPQGRTVAENEGCLSCHSTDGTIIAGPSFKGLAGSRIQVLDQGKEREIVADDSYLKESILKPEALLRKGYDPMMPGYDYLSPGDLESLVEYMQSLGTSP is encoded by the coding sequence ATGTATTCACAAGCTCTTAGCGCAGCACAGCAAGTGGATCGGGCCTTTGCCCTTATCTTCGGCGTTTCCGTGCTTCTGCTCGCGGGCATCGTGGGCTGCATGCTCTGGTTCGCCTGGCGCTACCAGCGCAAACGTCATCCCCAGGCCGCGGACATCCACGGCAATACGCTGCTGGAAATCCTCTGGTTCGTGCTGCCCACCATCATCGTGCTGGGCATGTTCTATTTCGGCTGGACCAGCTACAAGGCGCTGCGTTCTGTTCCGGCCGACGCCATGACCGTGCAGGTCACGGGCCGGATGTGGTCCTGGGCGTTTGAATATCCCAACGGCCGACGCGCCGCGGAACTGGTGGTACCCGTGGGCCGGGCCGTAAAGCTGGATATGACCTCCACGGACGTGATCCACAGCTTTTACGTACCCGCGTTCCGCATCAAGACCGATACCGTGCCCGGCATGCAGACCTATGCCTGGTTCCGGCCTGAGGAAAAGGGGGAATACGACATTCTCTGCGCGGAATACTGCGGGCTGAAGCATGCGAACATGCTTTCCGTGGTCCGGGTCGTGGAGGCGGAGGAATTCAACCAGTGGTATCGGGGCGAGACCGACATGACCGGCGGTGCGGGACCGGATCCACTGGCCGTGTTCGAAAACCAGGGCTGCACCGGCTGCCACAGCCTGGACGGGACCATTCTGGTCGGTCCCACGCTCAAGGACATCTGGATGCGCGACACCGTGGCGGTGTTGCCCGACGGACGCACCAACAGCATAAAGGCGGATGGACCGTATCTGCGCCGGGCCATTTTGGATCCGGGCGCGGAGGTGGTGCAGGGATACGATGACATCATGCCCGGCTATGAAGGGCAGGTCACGGACGAGGAACTCAAGGCCATGCTGCACTGGATGAAGGGCGCGGCCGCACCGGTGCCGCCGCAGGGACGAACAGTGGCCGAAAACGAGGGGTGCCTTTCCTGCCACTCCACGGACGGCACCATCATTGCCGGACCCAGCTTCAAGGGACTGGCCGGAAGCCGCATTCAGGTCTTGGACCAGGGAAAGGAACGGGAAATCGTGGCAGACGATTCCTATCTCAAGGAATCCATCCTCAAGCCCGAAGCACTCCTGCGCAAGGGCTATGATCCCATGATGCCCGGATACGATTATTTGTCCCCCGGGGATCTGGAGTCCCTGGTGGAGTACATGCAGAGCCTGGGGACATCTCCATGA
- a CDS encoding cytochrome C oxidase subunit IV family protein has protein sequence MHSSEEHVLGFRPLALVLAALLVLTGVTVWVAGFDFGFLNVLVAMSVASTKAALVVFFFMHLKYEGRALQLMVLTVFILLAIFIGFTFFDVAYR, from the coding sequence ATGCATTCGAGTGAAGAACACGTACTGGGCTTCCGGCCGTTGGCTCTGGTGCTGGCCGCCTTGCTGGTGCTCACGGGCGTCACGGTCTGGGTGGCGGGGTTCGATTTCGGGTTCTTGAACGTGCTGGTGGCCATGAGCGTGGCCAGCACCAAGGCCGCCCTGGTGGTGTTTTTTTTCATGCACCTCAAATACGAAGGGCGGGCCTTGCAGCTCATGGTGCTTACGGTGTTCATTCTTCTGGCCATTTTCATCGGTTTTACCTTTTTCGACGTGGCCTACAGGTAG
- a CDS encoding cytochrome c oxidase subunit 3 — MSAPFKDQVGARMGMWLFLFTELLLFGGLFVLYAAYLHRWPAEFHHAAGELSRTFGAANTVVLITSSFTVAASITALRTGRSTLARMLIWLTLALALVFLINKFFEWSAKFDHGLYPGGHELVLRDAGEQIFFAMYFTMTGLHGLHVLIGMAVLGWVLSMIGGKVRRDEPVALENAGLYWHLVDLIWIYLFPLFYLVT; from the coding sequence ATGAGCGCACCGTTCAAGGACCAGGTGGGCGCACGCATGGGCATGTGGCTGTTTTTGTTCACGGAGCTGCTGTTGTTCGGCGGGCTGTTCGTGCTCTACGCCGCCTACCTGCACCGCTGGCCAGCGGAGTTTCACCACGCTGCCGGAGAATTGTCCCGAACGTTCGGCGCGGCCAATACCGTGGTGCTGATTACCTCGAGTTTTACGGTGGCAGCTTCCATCACAGCCCTGCGCACCGGGCGAAGCACGTTGGCCAGGATGCTGATCTGGCTGACTTTGGCCCTGGCTTTGGTGTTTTTGATCAATAAGTTTTTTGAATGGTCCGCCAAGTTCGACCACGGCTTGTATCCGGGCGGGCATGAGCTGGTGCTGCGCGACGCCGGGGAGCAAATCTTTTTTGCCATGTACTTCACCATGACCGGACTGCACGGCCTGCATGTGCTCATCGGCATGGCCGTGCTGGGCTGGGTGCTGTCCATGATCGGCGGCAAGGTCCGGCGCGACGAACCCGTGGCTCTGGAAAATGCCGGGCTGTACTGGCATCTGGTGGACCTGATTTGGATCTACCTGTTCCCGCTGTTTTACCTGGTGACCTGA
- the ctaD gene encoding cytochrome c oxidase subunit I, with protein MTQHVASFLEAPAGAGWLRRVGTWIFSTDHKRIGLLYFYSIAAMFAVGVILGLLIRLELIAPGETIMGAQTYNAVFTLHGVVMIFMVVIPSIPAAFGNIFLPIQIGAEDVAFPRLNLFSWWLYMAGASLAVVSLFTGNGPPDTGWTFYVPFSNVTTTNVDLAVLAVFILGFSSILTGLNFIITIHRLRAEGMTWGRLPLFVWSLYATAWIQLLATPVLGITALLIMAERMLGMGLFDPARGGDPILYQHLFWIYSHPAVYIMILPAMGVISDILPVFCRKHIFGYTAIAISSIGIALAGSLVWAHHMFTSGMSDTAVLVFSLLTFIVAIPSAVKVFNWVATMYKGSIALEPPLWYAMAFIVLFSIGGLTGLVLGSAGTDIHVHDTYFVVGHFHYVIFGGTGFGMFAALHYWLPKVYGRMYNKFWAVAACLIMFAGFHVLYFPMFLLGMDGMPRRYYDYLPQYTDMHELSTVGSWLLAVGLVIMTANLVTGMRLGRRVKNNPWGGASLEWTIPSPPPTHNFLEEPVVERGPYDFAGIEPEEPSMRVPAGATKPGGGEA; from the coding sequence ATGACCCAGCACGTGGCTTCCTTTCTTGAAGCGCCTGCCGGAGCCGGTTGGCTGCGGCGCGTAGGCACCTGGATTTTTTCCACGGACCACAAGCGCATCGGGCTGCTCTATTTTTACAGCATCGCCGCCATGTTCGCGGTGGGCGTGATCCTCGGGTTGCTGATCCGGCTGGAGCTGATCGCCCCGGGCGAAACCATCATGGGCGCGCAGACATACAACGCGGTCTTCACCCTGCACGGGGTGGTCATGATCTTTATGGTGGTCATTCCGAGCATCCCGGCCGCCTTTGGCAACATCTTTCTGCCCATTCAGATCGGGGCCGAGGACGTGGCCTTTCCACGCCTGAATTTGTTTTCCTGGTGGCTTTACATGGCGGGCGCGTCCCTGGCCGTGGTGTCACTTTTCACCGGGAACGGTCCGCCGGATACGGGCTGGACCTTTTACGTCCCCTTTTCCAACGTGACCACAACCAACGTGGATTTGGCGGTGCTGGCCGTGTTCATCCTCGGGTTTTCCTCCATCCTCACGGGGTTGAACTTCATCATCACCATCCACCGGCTGCGGGCCGAGGGCATGACCTGGGGACGGCTGCCCCTGTTTGTCTGGTCCCTGTACGCCACGGCCTGGATTCAACTTCTGGCCACGCCCGTGCTGGGCATCACGGCTCTCTTGATCATGGCCGAACGCATGCTGGGCATGGGACTGTTTGACCCGGCCAGGGGCGGGGATCCCATTTTGTATCAGCATCTGTTCTGGATCTATTCCCACCCGGCCGTGTACATCATGATCCTGCCCGCCATGGGCGTGATCTCGGACATTCTGCCCGTGTTCTGCCGCAAGCACATCTTTGGGTACACGGCCATTGCCATTTCCAGCATCGGCATTGCCCTGGCCGGTTCCCTGGTCTGGGCGCACCACATGTTCACCTCGGGCATGAGCGATACCGCGGTGCTCGTCTTTTCCCTGCTGACCTTCATTGTGGCCATTCCATCCGCAGTAAAGGTCTTCAACTGGGTGGCCACCATGTATAAAGGCTCCATCGCCCTGGAACCGCCCCTCTGGTACGCCATGGCCTTTATCGTGCTCTTTTCCATCGGCGGGCTGACCGGGCTGGTGCTCGGCTCCGCAGGAACAGACATCCACGTCCACGATACCTATTTCGTGGTGGGGCATTTTCATTACGTGATCTTCGGCGGTACGGGCTTTGGCATGTTCGCGGCCCTGCATTACTGGCTGCCCAAAGTCTATGGCCGAATGTACAACAAGTTCTGGGCCGTGGCCGCCTGCCTGATCATGTTCGCGGGTTTTCATGTGCTCTACTTCCCCATGTTCCTGCTGGGCATGGATGGCATGCCCCGCCGCTACTACGACTACCTGCCCCAGTACACGGACATGCATGAACTTTCCACGGTCGGCTCCTGGCTGTTGGCCGTGGGATTGGTGATCATGACCGCCAACCTGGTCACGGGGATGCGCCTGGGCCGCCGCGTCAAGAACAACCCCTGGGGCGGAGCCAGCCTGGAATGGACCATTCCCTCGCCGCCACCCACGCACAATTTCCTGGAAGAACCCGTGGTGGAACGGGGACCGTATGATTTTGCGGGAATCGAACCGGAAGAGCCGTCCATGCGGGTTCCCGCCGGGGCGACAAAGCCCGGAGGAGGTGAGGCATGA
- a CDS encoding SCO family protein, whose protein sequence is MHPVVKTALTLALAVVMIGVFVSAHAVDHDPPPGEAGMDHAVQPGAASVDTGMGSGMDHGEHGGEPAMPPDPAVPAMDHAGHAPEPTMPMDSDAPDMDHAGHGQDDEHVHPTQTSPEVGVTEHLGEHLPEGMRFTDSQGREVDLLELIDKPTIIAPIYFNCPTVCNLLQSSLARALPEVGLTPGEDYQVFSVSFDELDTLEIAARKKRQYLTAMQTDYPPEAWKFLVGDLPNIHAFTKAIGFGFQRMDRDFAHPVILVAVSPKGRIVRYLYGNGFMPFDLAMAATEAAEGKVGLSVKRLLSVCFSYDPEGRQYTFNIMRVAGAAVLIGLGILLLALLLGGRRRRSRK, encoded by the coding sequence ATGCATCCGGTAGTGAAAACCGCGCTGACCCTGGCGTTGGCCGTGGTCATGATCGGTGTGTTCGTTTCGGCACACGCCGTGGACCACGATCCGCCGCCCGGGGAAGCAGGCATGGACCACGCTGTGCAGCCTGGAGCAGCGTCCGTGGATACGGGCATGGGGTCCGGCATGGATCATGGGGAGCATGGCGGGGAACCGGCCATGCCCCCGGACCCGGCTGTTCCGGCAATGGACCATGCGGGCCACGCCCCGGAACCGACCATGCCCATGGATTCGGACGCCCCGGACATGGACCATGCCGGACACGGCCAGGACGACGAGCATGTGCATCCTACGCAGACTTCGCCGGAAGTGGGCGTGACCGAACATTTAGGCGAGCATCTGCCCGAGGGAATGCGCTTTACGGACAGCCAGGGCCGCGAAGTGGATTTGTTGGAACTGATCGACAAGCCCACGATTATTGCGCCCATTTATTTCAATTGTCCTACGGTGTGCAATCTGCTGCAAAGCTCTCTGGCCCGGGCCTTGCCCGAGGTCGGATTGACGCCTGGCGAGGACTATCAGGTTTTTTCCGTGAGCTTCGACGAACTGGATACCCTGGAGATCGCGGCCCGGAAAAAGCGCCAATATCTTACAGCCATGCAGACAGACTACCCGCCCGAAGCCTGGAAGTTCCTGGTGGGGGATTTGCCGAACATCCACGCCTTTACCAAGGCCATCGGGTTTGGGTTCCAGCGGATGGACCGGGATTTCGCCCATCCCGTGATCTTGGTGGCGGTTTCTCCAAAGGGGCGCATCGTCCGCTACCTCTACGGCAATGGCTTTATGCCCTTTGATCTGGCCATGGCCGCCACGGAAGCGGCCGAGGGCAAGGTGGGGCTTTCGGTCAAGCGGCTGCTGTCGGTCTGTTTTTCCTATGATCCCGAAGGACGGCAGTACACCTTCAACATCATGCGCGTGGCTGGTGCCGCCGTGTTGATCGGGCTGGGGATTCTGCTTCTGGCCCTGCTTCTTGGCGGTCGTCGCAGGCGTTCGCGCAAATGA
- a CDS encoding c-type cytochrome, whose product MKQLLIVLSLLLLAGTAVVVHDVQAGSDAEMLYARCKGCHGADGSKPQDGHVIQGMSVEQLEETLLGYKNGTYGGKKKAIMMGQMSRLSEAQIKSLAAYIAEF is encoded by the coding sequence ATGAAACAGCTATTGATTGTACTCTCGTTGCTCTTGTTGGCGGGAACCGCCGTGGTTGTGCACGACGTTCAGGCAGGTTCGGATGCGGAGATGTTGTACGCCCGCTGCAAGGGATGTCATGGAGCCGACGGTTCCAAGCCCCAGGACGGCCATGTGATTCAGGGTATGAGCGTGGAGCAGCTGGAAGAGACGCTGCTCGGTTATAAGAACGGCACCTACGGCGGCAAGAAAAAAGCCATCATGATGGGACAGATGTCGCGTCTTTCCGAGGCGCAGATCAAGTCCCTGGCTGCATACATCGCGGAATTCTAG
- the rplM gene encoding 50S ribosomal protein L13 produces the protein MKTYTPKPEDLSHDWIVVDATDKILGRLATEISRRLRGKHKPEFSNHMDSGDFVVVVNADKIKVTGNKLEQKRYYKHTGHPGGLKSKTLAEMMRIKPENVLMAAVKGMLPKNRLARKQLKKLKIYAGPNHPHEAQQPQTLDI, from the coding sequence ATGAAGACATACACCCCGAAGCCCGAAGACCTCAGCCACGATTGGATCGTGGTCGACGCCACGGACAAGATCCTGGGTCGCCTCGCCACGGAAATTTCCCGTCGTCTGCGCGGCAAGCATAAGCCCGAATTCTCCAACCACATGGATAGTGGAGATTTCGTGGTCGTGGTCAACGCCGACAAAATCAAGGTCACCGGCAACAAGCTGGAACAAAAGCGCTACTACAAGCACACCGGCCATCCCGGCGGTCTCAAATCCAAGACCCTGGCCGAGATGATGAGAATAAAGCCTGAAAACGTGTTGATGGCGGCGGTCAAGGGTATGCTCCCCAAAAACCGTCTGGCCCGCAAGCAGCTCAAAAAGCTCAAGATCTATGCTGGCCCCAATCATCCGCACGAGGCCCAGCAGCCCCAAACCCTTGATATTTAA
- the rpsI gene encoding 30S ribosomal protein S9 has protein sequence MSDFSYGTGKRKVSTARTRIYPSGTGQILINNRPVNEYFPRKALQMIIEQPLKLVRLLDKVDVKVNCSGGGISGQAQAVRHGIARALEKMDPELRPALKRAGLLTRDSRVKERKKYGQPGARAKYQYSKR, from the coding sequence ATGAGCGATTTCAGCTACGGCACCGGCAAACGTAAAGTTTCCACCGCCCGGACCCGGATCTACCCCTCCGGCACCGGCCAGATTCTTATCAACAATCGTCCCGTGAACGAATACTTTCCGCGCAAAGCCCTGCAGATGATCATCGAGCAGCCTCTGAAGCTCGTGCGTCTGCTGGACAAGGTCGACGTGAAGGTCAATTGCTCCGGCGGCGGCATCTCCGGCCAGGCCCAGGCCGTCCGGCACGGCATTGCCCGCGCCCTGGAAAAAATGGATCCCGAGCTTCGCCCCGCGCTCAAGCGCGCCGGCCTGCTCACCCGTGACTCCCGCGTCAAAGAACGCAAAAAGTACGGTCAGCCTGGCGCCCGCGCCAAGTACCAGTACTCCAAGCGTTAA
- a CDS encoding GNAT family N-acetyltransferase: protein MLPPQHVEAATHRAWPALINREAGPWTLRFAEGYSKRSNSAWIVQDLPPDRLPHALNALNDVECAYAEAGQPAIFKIPDFLPPELDMALDQKGYDRQDTTLVLLRPLDGSCAAPMPSRPRVSPSNIATKGMDCRFELREPDRWFPGWKECAGNPEHTETHAKLLRLAAPGTLFGSVTRRQTPASCGLGVPDSLFPLFGIFDVVTRANLRRQGHASRLMRELLRGAIRLNATHAYLQVVAHNTPARELYASMGFHEAYRYWYRVGPAPEIRQTDS from the coding sequence ATGCTTCCGCCCCAGCATGTGGAAGCGGCCACCCATCGGGCCTGGCCCGCACTCATCAACCGCGAGGCCGGTCCCTGGACCCTGCGCTTTGCCGAAGGGTACAGCAAGCGGTCCAACTCCGCCTGGATCGTGCAGGATCTGCCGCCGGACCGCCTGCCCCACGCCCTGAACGCTCTGAACGACGTGGAATGCGCCTATGCCGAAGCGGGCCAGCCCGCCATCTTCAAAATTCCGGATTTTCTTCCCCCGGAACTGGACATGGCCCTGGACCAAAAAGGATATGACCGCCAGGACACCACCTTGGTATTGCTTCGCCCGCTGGACGGCTCCTGCGCGGCGCCCATGCCCTCGCGCCCCCGCGTTTCCCCTTCCAACATCGCCACCAAAGGCATGGACTGCCGGTTCGAACTCCGGGAACCGGACCGCTGGTTTCCCGGCTGGAAAGAATGCGCAGGCAACCCCGAGCACACGGAAACACACGCCAAACTGCTGCGGCTCGCCGCTCCCGGCACCCTGTTCGGCAGTGTGACCCGTCGCCAGACCCCTGCCAGCTGCGGCCTGGGCGTGCCGGACAGCCTCTTTCCCTTGTTCGGCATTTTCGATGTGGTTACCCGTGCGAACCTGCGTCGCCAGGGACATGCCTCCCGGCTCATGCGCGAGCTGCTGCGCGGAGCCATTCGCCTGAACGCCACCCACGCCTATCTCCAGGTGGTGGCCCACAACACCCCTGCGCGGGAGCTTTACGCCTCCATGGGCTTTCATGAAGCCTACCGCTATTGGTATCGCGTTGGTCCGGCTCCTGAAATTCGGCAGACCGATTCCTAA
- a CDS encoding radical SAM protein, protein MAKREKPRPRLLVADRDGNIYDHPDLLMLCRRGEEMALPRPDEIMPLPPESEFFMLPGRFAVGFDPEAGEIEVMEDLGVAAFVCPAHTVTGVAAYAEDEGAPALPLLSYAAIGYAEGKFWVCAKKVDEDKRQIFQNIDPERVQSGAHRLMKRFPDNRLIRHLAGCALNYGCPAAKNLALGRFECPLPTAQTCNARCVGCISHQPEQSGFPSPQERIAFTPTVEEITEVMLHHNSREKRAVYSFGQGCEGEPLTNWKLLAESTRVFREQGGRGTVNVNTNASIPEAMAPLAESGVDSIRVSLNSVRKGPYEAYYRPVSYAFDDVLESIRRAKANGMFVSLNYLFFPGLNDTEEELRALHELVDETRLDFIQLRNLNLDPQLALELLGPQFPGPAMGFVNFRKRLRKAHDWLRFGYFNPYLGDAKNGDS, encoded by the coding sequence ATGGCAAAACGCGAAAAACCCAGGCCGCGCCTGCTCGTGGCCGACCGTGACGGCAATATCTACGATCATCCGGACCTATTGATGCTCTGTCGGCGCGGGGAGGAAATGGCCCTGCCCCGGCCCGATGAAATCATGCCCCTGCCCCCGGAAAGCGAATTTTTCATGCTTCCGGGCCGCTTTGCCGTGGGCTTTGATCCCGAAGCCGGAGAGATTGAGGTCATGGAGGATTTAGGCGTGGCTGCATTCGTCTGCCCGGCCCACACGGTCACGGGAGTGGCCGCCTACGCCGAAGACGAAGGCGCTCCGGCCCTGCCCCTGCTCTCCTATGCGGCCATTGGCTATGCCGAGGGGAAATTCTGGGTCTGCGCCAAAAAAGTGGACGAAGATAAACGCCAGATCTTCCAGAACATCGACCCCGAACGCGTCCAGTCCGGTGCGCACCGGCTCATGAAACGATTTCCCGACAACCGGTTGATTCGCCACCTCGCGGGCTGCGCCCTGAACTACGGCTGCCCTGCGGCAAAAAACCTGGCCCTGGGCCGGTTCGAATGCCCCCTGCCCACGGCCCAGACCTGCAATGCCCGCTGCGTGGGGTGCATTTCCCACCAGCCGGAACAATCAGGCTTTCCCTCCCCCCAGGAACGCATTGCATTCACGCCCACGGTAGAAGAAATCACCGAGGTGATGCTGCATCACAACTCCCGTGAAAAACGGGCGGTCTATTCCTTTGGGCAGGGCTGCGAAGGCGAACCCCTGACCAATTGGAAATTGCTGGCCGAGTCCACTCGCGTCTTCCGCGAACAGGGCGGACGCGGCACCGTGAACGTGAATACCAACGCCTCCATTCCCGAGGCCATGGCGCCCCTGGCCGAGTCCGGGGTCGATTCCATCCGCGTGAGTCTGAACTCCGTGCGCAAAGGACCGTACGAGGCCTATTACCGCCCCGTGAGCTACGCCTTTGACGACGTGTTGGAGTCCATCCGCCGGGCCAAGGCCAACGGCATGTTCGTCTCCCTAAACTATCTCTTCTTCCCGGGGTTGAACGACACCGAAGAGGAATTGCGGGCACTGCATGAACTGGTGGACGAAACACGGCTGGACTTCATCCAGCTGCGCAACCTGAACCTGGATCCCCAACTGGCTCTGGAGCTGCTTGGTCCGCAGTTCCCAGGACCGGCCATGGGCTTCGTGAACTTTCGCAAACGGCTGCGCAAGGCCCACGACTGGCTCCGGTTCGGATATTTCAACCCCTATCTCGGAGACGCCAAGAACGGTGATTCCTGA
- a CDS encoding phosphoadenosine phosphosulfate reductase family protein produces the protein MAPLAEKIAAGIELLTALLDEHGPGRVAVAWTGGKDSTVALHLWRRVLADSVRPGTSLRARVVSVDTGLKFPEVVDFRDRWARQWDLNLVVARPEENLRAYPVAVDKVACCHDLKVRPLQRAVHEMGLRALITGLRRDEHPSRAGRKAQELRSCADGKGYVQCNPLLDWSEMDIWAYTTGREVPFCELYGRGYRSLGCVPCTAKSSVGERSGRDADKESHLDALRALGYF, from the coding sequence ATGGCGCCCCTGGCCGAAAAGATTGCCGCCGGCATTGAACTGTTGACCGCGCTGTTGGACGAGCATGGTCCGGGACGTGTGGCCGTGGCCTGGACCGGGGGGAAGGATTCCACCGTGGCGCTGCATTTGTGGCGGCGGGTGCTGGCCGATTCCGTGCGGCCTGGAACCAGCTTGCGCGCCCGGGTGGTCAGCGTGGATACGGGGCTGAAATTTCCGGAGGTGGTGGATTTTCGTGACCGCTGGGCCAGGCAATGGGATCTTAATTTGGTGGTGGCCCGGCCGGAGGAGAATCTGCGGGCGTATCCCGTGGCCGTGGACAAGGTGGCCTGTTGCCATGATCTCAAGGTGCGCCCCCTGCAACGGGCCGTGCATGAGATGGGACTGCGGGCGCTGATCACGGGGCTTCGGCGGGACGAACATCCCAGCCGGGCAGGGCGGAAAGCCCAGGAACTGCGCTCCTGCGCGGACGGCAAGGGGTATGTGCAATGCAATCCGCTGCTGGACTGGAGCGAGATGGACATCTGGGCCTATACCACGGGCCGGGAAGTGCCGTTCTGCGAGCTGTACGGCCGGGGATACCGTTCCCTGGGGTGCGTTCCCTGCACTGCGAAATCCAGCGTGGGCGAGCGCTCCGGCCGGGACGCGGACAAGGAGTCCCATCTTGATGCCCTGCGTGCGTTGGGTTATTTTTAA